In a single window of the Helicobacter felis ATCC 49179 genome:
- a CDS encoding flagellar biosynthesis anti-sigma factor FlgM, with translation MINSVGSGHSSLTTFSTGYNSARAQEHAHQTHSEEATAVDRASQIKKSLEAGHYKVDLEKTSHKMAQTLLG, from the coding sequence ATGATTAACTCTGTGGGTAGTGGTCACTCCTCTTTGACAACTTTTTCTACCGGCTACAACTCTGCACGCGCTCAAGAACACGCGCACCAAACCCATAGCGAGGAAGCTACAGCTGTAGACCGCGCAAGCCAAATTAAAAAATCTCTTGAAGCCGGGCATTATAAGGTAGATTTAGAAAAAACCTCTCATAAAATGGCACAGACTTTGCTTGGTTAG
- a CDS encoding plasminogen-binding N-terminal domain-containing protein — MFKILWLVLCVGLLGAQEWSAPLKINIDAVDSTNKLVRFQAYDLKVGESGYILAQLTDYNVIAAQVEVLRIENGVAIGRYGPYSVMHQRHLPTPRMVPKKGYLAIFREFNHQAFLIAPDAQLYEKIKDDYKEIEFINSDLLVALLNGFDPSARSLRRACDLYSTGLLFIVSTEKLNILDCQSFAILESKPLDTSQATRSSTPFYSRVEGIDRGTLGKLFSGSKSKHYFSFYDTLLKNEAQKALERALKKENRAEFKEDIKQAKSKTEKKALKKKLKEELKEDRSVVHTESQAERKEEQSLDASSAAKKAKETQESKAERKARIKAEKAAERARKKAAKEAKKRAKEAKRKQKEAEKHQHKE, encoded by the coding sequence ATGTTTAAGATTTTATGGTTGGTCCTATGTGTGGGTTTGCTAGGAGCTCAAGAGTGGAGCGCGCCGCTTAAGATTAATATTGATGCGGTGGATAGCACCAATAAACTCGTGCGTTTCCAAGCTTACGATCTGAAAGTGGGTGAGAGTGGCTATATTTTGGCACAGCTCACAGATTATAATGTGATCGCTGCGCAGGTGGAGGTGTTGCGCATAGAGAATGGAGTCGCTATAGGTCGCTATGGTCCCTATAGCGTGATGCACCAACGCCATCTGCCCACACCGCGCATGGTGCCCAAAAAAGGTTATTTAGCCATTTTTAGAGAATTTAATCATCAGGCATTTCTCATAGCCCCAGATGCGCAGTTGTATGAAAAAATCAAGGATGATTATAAGGAGATCGAATTTATTAATTCCGATTTATTGGTCGCGCTCCTCAATGGTTTTGATCCTAGCGCGCGTTCTCTACGCAGAGCGTGCGACCTCTATAGCACGGGGCTGCTCTTTATTGTCAGCACGGAAAAACTCAATATTTTGGATTGCCAAAGTTTTGCAATCTTAGAGTCAAAACCCCTAGACACTTCGCAGGCTACCCGTAGTAGCACCCCATTTTACTCTCGGGTGGAAGGGATTGATAGGGGCACTTTAGGCAAACTCTTTAGCGGGAGTAAGAGCAAACACTATTTTTCTTTTTACGACACATTGCTAAAAAATGAGGCGCAAAAGGCGTTAGAGCGCGCTCTCAAAAAAGAAAATCGCGCGGAGTTTAAAGAAGATATAAAGCAAGCCAAAAGCAAAACTGAGAAAAAAGCGCTCAAGAAAAAGCTCAAAGAGGAGCTTAAAGAAGATCGATCTGTAGTCCACACAGAATCGCAAGCAGAACGCAAAGAAGAACAAAGTTTGGACGCATCCAGTGCGGCCAAAAAAGCTAAAGAGACCCAAGAGAGTAAAGCAGAGCGCAAAGCCCGTATAAAAGCTGAAAAAGCAGCAGAGCGCGCCCGCAAAAAAGCAGCCAAAGAAGCTAAAAAGCGCGCTAAAGAGGCCAAGCGCAAACAAAAAGAGGCGGAAAAACACCAACACAAGGAGTGA
- a CDS encoding NUDIX hydrolase — MVHYPSICIKKCETSPYIRPQSVFYEENGVTKRWDMVCVHDSVAVLIYHTQEENYIVVKQFRPAVWAHATSSGEKIDGYVYELCAGLVDKPGKSVQEIACEEVLEECGFAISPDMLEPIGVFRSATGISGSKQSMFFVCVDQRQQRHLGGGIEGECIELVRIPRQNVQTFLSDFNISKSIGLGYALLWSQQRHV, encoded by the coding sequence ATGGTGCATTATCCTAGCATCTGCATTAAAAAATGTGAGACTTCGCCCTATATTCGTCCCCAAAGCGTTTTTTATGAAGAAAATGGCGTTACTAAGCGTTGGGATATGGTGTGCGTGCATGACAGCGTAGCGGTTTTGATCTACCACACACAAGAGGAAAATTATATCGTTGTTAAGCAGTTCAGGCCTGCTGTTTGGGCGCACGCCACTTCTAGTGGTGAAAAAATAGATGGTTATGTCTATGAACTCTGCGCCGGGTTAGTGGACAAGCCTGGAAAAAGTGTCCAAGAAATCGCCTGTGAAGAAGTCCTAGAAGAGTGCGGGTTTGCTATCTCTCCTGATATGTTAGAACCTATTGGGGTTTTTCGCTCGGCAACAGGTATTAGTGGGAGCAAACAGAGTATGTTTTTTGTCTGTGTGGATCAAAGGCAACAACGCCATCTAGGAGGAGGCATAGAGGGAGAATGCATAGAACTTGTGCGCATCCCACGCCAAAATGTGCAAACTTTTTTATCGGATTTTAATATTTCTAAGAGTATCGGTCTTGGTTATGCTCTGCTATGGAGTCAGCAAAGACATGTTTAA
- a CDS encoding peptidoglycan DD-metalloendopeptidase family protein, protein MKRLFGMWALCVVCGFGAVGERLVWEKGATLLGFLDKNKIDSKIYYNLPFQDKELGTEIRAGVAYYTLRDDQGALLQALIPVSEAVQLRLFKNQDGYHIDFIPIVFSSVQKTLGLRIQKSPYQDILKATGNVKLAQEFVDIYKKTVNFKRAVVKGDQLVVVYTRKHRLDRPFGYPSIQASMLETRRQPRYAFAYRGKYYDAQGKEIMEFFLETPVRYTRISSRFSHGRMHPILKEVRPHYGIDYAARFGTAVHAATEGRISFIGYKGGYGRTVEVKYGKDLRLLYAHLSAFAPRLKLHGYVKRGQMLGRVGSTGLSTGPHLHFGVYKNDRPIDPLGRIRTAKSQLSGKDRERFARYIRPYQETLKDTQSFEYAQKETLKIFY, encoded by the coding sequence ATGAAGCGGCTATTTGGCATGTGGGCTTTGTGTGTGGTTTGTGGCTTTGGAGCAGTGGGCGAGCGTTTGGTTTGGGAAAAAGGGGCTACCTTACTGGGTTTCTTGGATAAGAACAAGATCGATTCGAAGATTTACTACAATCTTCCCTTTCAAGATAAAGAATTGGGCACGGAGATTCGTGCAGGGGTTGCTTATTACACTCTTAGAGATGATCAGGGCGCGTTGTTGCAGGCTTTGATCCCGGTGAGTGAGGCCGTACAATTGCGTCTTTTTAAAAATCAAGATGGCTATCATATTGATTTTATCCCCATTGTTTTTAGCAGTGTGCAAAAGACCTTAGGTTTGCGTATCCAAAAATCTCCCTATCAGGATATTCTTAAAGCTACAGGGAATGTAAAATTAGCTCAGGAATTTGTAGATATTTACAAAAAGACGGTGAATTTTAAGCGCGCTGTAGTTAAAGGGGATCAACTTGTAGTGGTTTACACCCGCAAACATCGCCTCGATCGCCCCTTTGGCTATCCTAGCATTCAGGCCAGTATGCTTGAGACACGCCGGCAACCTCGCTATGCCTTTGCCTATCGTGGCAAATATTACGATGCGCAGGGTAAGGAAATTATGGAATTCTTTTTAGAAACTCCCGTGCGCTACACCCGCATCTCTTCGCGTTTTTCCCATGGAAGGATGCATCCCATTTTAAAAGAGGTGCGCCCTCACTATGGCATAGATTATGCGGCTAGATTTGGCACAGCCGTTCATGCGGCCACTGAAGGGCGTATTTCTTTCATTGGCTACAAAGGAGGTTATGGGCGCACGGTTGAGGTGAAGTATGGTAAAGATCTGCGCTTACTCTATGCTCATCTGAGTGCTTTTGCTCCTAGATTAAAATTGCATGGCTATGTCAAAAGAGGGCAAATGCTAGGCAGAGTGGGCAGCACAGGTTTGAGCACAGGACCGCATTTGCACTTTGGGGTGTATAAAAACGATCGCCCCATCGATCCACTCGGGCGTATCCGCACGGCTAAAAGCCAATTGAGCGGCAAAGATAGGGAACGCTTCGCCCGCTATATCCGCCCCTATCAAGAAACTCTCAAAGACACCCAATCCTTTGAATACGCTCAAAAAGAAACCCTTAAGATTTTCTATTAA